GATATGAAAGAAGTGAAACGTGCAGTTGTCATGAAGACAGATGAAAATGCCTTTGTTGCTGTACAGCTTGAAGGAAATCAAGAAGATGGTGTAACAAATAAACTAGAAGATAAAATCGCTGACAGAGTGAAGGATACGGATAGTGAAATTGATAATGTGTATGTATCTTCAAATCCAGATTTTTATGATCGCTTCACTAATTATGCTGATGATATTGAAAATGGCAAACCAATCAGCGGTTTATATGATGAATTTGTTGAGACAGTAACAAGGATTTTCCCTAATTCCCGCTAGAAAAGTAAAACACCCAAACCAGTGGTTTGGGCGTTTTTAGTTTATTAATAAGGATAGTATGGGTATGAGTAAGGGTATGGGTATGGCGGATATGGATAATACGGATATCCTCCATAATACGGGCCGCCAATAAGAGCACCAGCAGCTAGACCCCCTAGCAGTCCCGCAGCGAAAGGTGCACCAAAGCCAGGCCGAAAACCCCATGGACGATAAAATGGGCGTCTGCCAAAGCCAATTGGTCTTCTTAAATCATTTTGGTAAAATCCATAATTTGCAGCTATCTCATTCATCTGTAGTTTACCTCCTCTTTATAATCCCTAATAAGATATTCACCCACCCAGCGTCTTGCTTAGGTAAAAGCACTAGTCATTACGGAAAAAAATCGGAGACAAAATCAGAGGCATTCAAGAATAGCGATTTTCTTTAAATCCTTATTATTGTTTTTTGTTTTCCTGTAGCTGTCTTTTGATGATTTCCGGTAAACGGCTAAGAAGTCTTTAACAGACAACACCTTAAATCTCGCTTCTGCTTCCACCTTCATTTCTAACAGGTTATAAGCAACTCCTGCAAAGTGAGGCAGGTCTTCTTCATAGGCGAACCCTATTTCAAACCCATTTTTCTCAAACTTATGCTCGTGTAAATCTGTCAGTTCATACGACAGC
This DNA window, taken from Niallia sp. Man26, encodes the following:
- a CDS encoding YhcN/YlaJ family sporulation lipoprotein, with translation MKKVKHLLAVAALTAVMTGCGNDDDNNGTAMNDNNNNNTENNLNADNIGNNSDERNKADLDVADKAAEKIKDMKEVKRAVVMKTDENAFVAVQLEGNQEDGVTNKLEDKIADRVKDTDSEIDNVYVSSNPDFYDRFTNYADDIENGKPISGLYDEFVETVTRIFPNSR
- a CDS encoding spore coat protein, with the translated sequence MNEIAANYGFYQNDLRRPIGFGRRPFYRPWGFRPGFGAPFAAGLLGGLAAGALIGGPYYGGYPYYPYPPYPYPYSYPYYPY